The following proteins come from a genomic window of Legionella cherrii:
- a CDS encoding DNA gyrase inhibitor YacG encodes MNNHQKIICPKCGKQNTWYPENPFKPFCSDRCKLIDLGEWASENRTIPGKPMDMEFINSTNEDGGNDYT; translated from the coding sequence ATGAATAACCATCAAAAAATTATCTGTCCTAAGTGCGGGAAACAAAATACCTGGTATCCAGAAAACCCGTTTAAGCCATTTTGTTCCGATCGATGTAAACTCATTGATTTAGGTGAATGGGCTAGTGAAAATCGAACAATTCCTGGAAAACCAATGGACATGGAGTTTATCAATTCAACCAATGAGGATGGTGGCAACGACTATACTTAA
- a CDS encoding NAD-dependent malic enzyme has translation MRNQKCSASNSITMRVRMKNAPGTFGKLAAAIEKEGGQIGAIDIVRVETDAQIRDITIYTCGTKHAEIIVEQLRTIPNLEVIHVSDRTFLAHLGGKIEIKSRIPLKTRDDLSIAYTPGVARICSAIYKKPEDVFNLTIKKNTVAVVSDGTAVLGLGNIGPYAAIPVMEGKALLFKEFANVDAFPICLNTQNVDEIVATIKNIAPVFGGINLEDISAPRCFEVEERLKKELNIPVFHDDQHGTAVVLAAAMINSLKLVKKQLEQIKVVVVGIGAAGTACTKMLLNLGVKNIIGCDCEGVLYAGKPGLSPVHRWYAEHTNPNLEKGTVHDAIKGADVFIGVSKPGVIDAKDIKKMNQDAIVFAMANPIPEIMPEDAKKYAAIVATGRSDYPNQINNVLCFPGIFRGALDCMATEINEEMKLAAAYAIANSIEEQYLSCSYIVPSVFDTTVVKRVAQAVKQAAIKTGVARKIKT, from the coding sequence ATGAGAAATCAAAAGTGTTCTGCCTCGAATAGCATTACGATGCGAGTTCGCATGAAAAATGCTCCTGGCACTTTTGGCAAGTTAGCAGCTGCTATCGAAAAAGAAGGCGGGCAAATTGGTGCGATTGATATCGTTCGTGTTGAAACAGATGCCCAGATACGTGATATTACCATTTACACCTGTGGCACCAAACACGCAGAAATAATTGTCGAACAACTGCGTACTATCCCTAATTTAGAAGTCATTCACGTATCTGATCGAACTTTCCTGGCTCATCTAGGCGGAAAAATTGAAATTAAAAGTCGTATTCCATTAAAGACACGAGATGATCTCTCCATTGCCTATACCCCGGGGGTGGCGCGAATTTGCTCTGCGATTTATAAAAAGCCGGAAGATGTCTTTAATCTAACAATTAAAAAAAATACTGTCGCGGTAGTCTCTGACGGGACTGCGGTATTAGGTTTGGGAAATATAGGGCCCTATGCTGCCATTCCTGTCATGGAAGGGAAGGCCTTATTATTTAAAGAATTTGCAAATGTCGATGCGTTTCCTATTTGTTTGAATACCCAAAATGTGGATGAAATCGTTGCTACGATTAAGAATATTGCTCCAGTATTTGGTGGAATTAATTTAGAAGATATTTCTGCACCTCGTTGTTTTGAAGTGGAGGAGCGACTCAAGAAAGAATTGAATATCCCGGTATTTCATGATGATCAACATGGCACAGCAGTAGTGCTGGCTGCTGCAATGATTAATTCACTCAAATTGGTTAAGAAGCAATTGGAACAGATTAAAGTGGTTGTCGTAGGTATTGGAGCTGCAGGGACGGCATGTACCAAAATGTTACTCAACTTGGGAGTAAAAAATATTATTGGTTGTGATTGTGAAGGGGTGCTCTATGCCGGGAAGCCAGGGTTAAGTCCGGTCCATCGGTGGTATGCGGAACATACAAATCCTAATCTTGAGAAAGGTACCGTACATGATGCGATAAAGGGCGCAGATGTTTTTATTGGTGTTTCAAAACCTGGTGTGATTGATGCGAAAGACATAAAAAAAATGAATCAAGATGCAATTGTTTTTGCAATGGCTAATCCCATACCCGAAATAATGCCTGAAGATGCAAAAAAATACGCGGCCATTGTCGCAACAGGGCGAAGTGATTATCCGAATCAAATAAATAATGTACTCTGCTTTCCTGGTATTTTTAGGGGAGCGTTGGATTGTATGGCTACAGAGATTAATGAGGAAATGAAGCTCGCTGCGGCATATGCTATAGCAAACTCTATCGAGGAACAGTATTTAAGCTGTAGTTATATTGTTCCTAGTGTGTTTGATACGACGGTGGTAAAGAGGGTGGCTCAAGCAGTGAAACAGGCAGCCATTAAAACCGGAGTGGCGCGTAAAATTAAAACATAA
- a CDS encoding cupredoxin domain-containing protein: MIRTLPGTIILTLLCSGILSKPAFAHAHHETSSVGSPGNAAKATKTIQVTASDDMRFNFSQKLNLHDGDMVTFKVTNIGKVPHEFSIGDEKEQKAHQEMMRAMPGMVHEDGNTITINPGETKTLTWKFKSNPKHDVVFACNIPGHFEAGMYQKATIAKP; encoded by the coding sequence ATGATACGTACATTACCAGGAACAATTATTTTGACTCTGCTGTGCTCAGGGATATTAAGCAAACCAGCATTTGCACACGCTCATCATGAAACAAGCTCAGTAGGCAGTCCAGGGAATGCGGCAAAAGCCACAAAAACGATTCAAGTGACTGCTTCGGATGACATGCGATTTAACTTTTCACAAAAACTTAACCTTCATGATGGTGACATGGTAACCTTTAAAGTAACCAATATTGGAAAAGTACCTCATGAATTCTCGATTGGTGATGAAAAGGAACAAAAAGCACATCAAGAAATGATGCGTGCAATGCCAGGCATGGTCCATGAAGACGGTAATACAATTACCATTAATCCTGGTGAAACGAAAACATTAACCTGGAAATTTAAATCGAATCCCAAACATGATGTTGTATTTGCCTGTAATATCCCGGGGCATTTTGAAGCCGGTATGTACCAAAAAGCAACGATTGCGAAGCCTTAA
- a CDS encoding response regulator transcription factor, which translates to MDKPYTNTTVFIVDDDPEICKSFRWLFESINLQVQTYETAKDFLDNYNNQSGCLIIDVRMPVMSGLELLEQLNESKNQLPIIIITGYGDITMAIRAMKAGAEDFILKPVNHQNLLDITQRCLKKIKSNMTLSQTDFRERMNSLTKREKQVMHLVVEGNLNKQIAYELNISISTVEVHRANVMRKMQVKSLAELIKINLIYDRSIPATVLNEPA; encoded by the coding sequence ATGGATAAGCCTTATACAAATACAACCGTTTTTATCGTCGATGATGATCCCGAGATTTGCAAATCATTTCGTTGGTTATTTGAATCAATAAACCTTCAAGTTCAAACTTATGAAACTGCGAAAGATTTCCTCGATAATTATAATAATCAAAGCGGATGCTTGATCATCGATGTACGTATGCCTGTAATGAGCGGTTTAGAATTACTAGAGCAATTGAATGAGTCAAAAAACCAATTGCCCATAATCATTATTACAGGTTATGGTGATATTACAATGGCCATACGCGCTATGAAAGCAGGAGCAGAAGATTTCATTCTTAAACCAGTTAATCATCAGAATTTATTGGATATAACACAAAGATGCCTTAAAAAAATTAAAAGTAATATGACGCTGTCTCAAACTGATTTTCGGGAGCGAATGAATAGCTTAACCAAACGTGAAAAACAGGTCATGCATTTGGTTGTTGAAGGCAACCTTAATAAACAGATTGCTTATGAACTTAATATATCGATATCCACAGTTGAAGTTCATCGCGCTAATGTCATGAGAAAAATGCAGGTAAAATCGTTAGCTGAGCTGATAAAAATTAATCTGATTTATGACCGGAGTATTCCCGCTACTGTCTTGAATGAACCCGCTTGA